In Holophagales bacterium, one DNA window encodes the following:
- a CDS encoding CehA/McbA family metallohydrolase has translation MIEATQAGSPADRAWSRADLHLHTVYSDGMCSPEMLINLVAAEDRLRVIAITDHDTMAGSFVARDYLERFPELAEQLEIVPGVEISSRDGHILGLWMERDVPRGLSAADTVAAIHEQGAVAVAAHPFTFALRLLGLKGVGTTIRTVPFDAVEVRNSNPTEIGGNSFTRLFNRRFGQRLPEVGGSDGHFLSVVGRTGTLFPGNTAADLRHAIVTGRTRPYGTAWTWHLAGYLRDRRRLARVLRERGITLHFL, from the coding sequence ATGATCGAGGCCACGCAAGCCGGGAGCCCCGCCGACCGCGCCTGGAGCCGCGCCGATCTCCACCTCCACACGGTCTACTCCGACGGCATGTGCTCGCCGGAGATGCTGATCAACCTGGTGGCGGCGGAGGACCGGCTGCGGGTCATCGCCATCACCGACCACGACACGATGGCGGGTTCCTTCGTGGCGCGTGATTACCTCGAGCGCTTCCCGGAGCTTGCCGAGCAACTGGAGATCGTCCCCGGCGTCGAGATCTCGTCGCGCGACGGTCACATCCTCGGCCTCTGGATGGAGCGTGACGTGCCGCGTGGCTTGAGCGCCGCGGACACCGTGGCGGCGATCCACGAGCAGGGCGCCGTCGCCGTCGCCGCTCACCCGTTCACCTTCGCGCTGCGCCTGCTGGGGCTCAAGGGGGTCGGGACGACGATCCGCACCGTCCCCTTCGACGCCGTCGAGGTGCGCAACTCCAACCCGACCGAGATCGGCGGGAACAGCTTCACCCGCCTCTTCAATCGCCGATTCGGGCAGCGCCTCCCCGAGGTCGGCGGCTCGGACGGTCACTTCCTCTCCGTCGTCGGACGGACCGGGACGCTCTTCCCGGGCAACACCGCAGCCGATCTGCGCCATGCCATCGTCACGGGCCGGACCCGACCGTACGGCACCGCCTGGACCTGGCACCTGGCGGGCTATCTGCG
- a CDS encoding efflux RND transporter permease subunit gives MFLSDLSIKRPVFATVLMLALVTLGIFSYRRLAIDMFPDVEIPVLSIITQFPGASPETVEREVTKKLEQAVNPITGVKHIMSTSREGLSTVIVEFNLEVKLNDAAQDARSKISAIRNELPQAIQEPVIQKLDIGGMAIVSVAVRSNEMTARELTTLADRKIKRRLENLSGVGKVELVGDTQREVNVDLDPTRLDSLGMGVDEVIAGLSGENVNTPLGRLTRAGQELPVRVSGKPREVSGFSSMVIGARGTVPVTLGEVSDIVDGVEEQRSIALINGTPAVAIDVFKQSKANTVGVVDAVTREIARLRTELPPTVEIQLVRDGSVMIKDSVEDVTNTLLLGGLLTVLIVFCFLNSWRSTVITGLTLPISVISSFIAMNFLGMTLNVMTLMALSLAIGLLIDDAIVVRENIVRHLEHGEDHMTAARKGTAEIGLAVLATSLSIIAVFVPVAFMKGIIGRFFFQFGMTVAFAVMVSLFVSFTLDPMLSSRWVDPDVERKGKRHAVARALDRFNGWFDRTADLYRGVVGWAIDHRKTVVVAAMIAFVAGLGIFGSLQTEFMVNADQGEFQIKFKTAPDASFEETRGRMAEVLKALEAMPEIEHTYASIGAGDTGTVRDARVYVKLKERAQRSKHASVLASDARKLIASIPGIIPSVEMQTDEFAEKPLMISIRGEEIPLLKQYAAALKDAVYQVPGIVDVEVTLELDLPEYRLIVERERAADAGVATPAIARTVGALVGGQAVTTFEDEEGEAVDVRVRLPLAMRQDVTQIGDLRLSVPRRDGSVALVPLSELVTAERSTTPSEISRRDLSREVMLTANLDGVPLGTAVAKAREAAAKVKMAPGYQVVYPGEAERMEESFQYMAEALLLAIIFVYLILAAQFESFIDPLSIMLSLPLSLVGMAGMLRLTGDTVNIMSLIGLILLMGLVTKNAILLIDYTKVLRRQGMERRQALIVAGRTRLRPIMMTTLAMIFGMVPLALAIGQGAEMRAPMARAVIGGLVTSTLLTLIVVPVVYTLFDDVAAWLHRRWAKANALEADAHGGVAGTTASVVVLLSLLFAPALSAQAPVAPAPTPATRTLTLEEAVSLAVEKNRDVAKAREYQKWVKGRYVEERAAAFPRLSLDAGATRNLDGSMQAIFGDLFPSRQTQKTADLSLNQTLFAWGKVGAAMRAAEVGIAMSDDRLERIRQGAVNEVTAAFYDVLLARQLEQIAVDTLAQRERQLGEAEKRHTFGTATDYDVLAARVARDNARPETLRAASTVRVALDRLRLVLAEESTSLDVDGTLVTEVADPAPFDEALAVALEHRPDLQALAHTRDAYREVVRIRAADDKPRLELRASTGWKWLDAGSISVDGKTWAAGLYYSFPFFDGLAARGRVAQAQSDLTTAELDLAQAREGVALEVRSASDEVRVAAEIVRALSGTVDQARRLLEMAERGLDLGVKTRLDVDDALLNLRQAEGGLARAQRDYLVATTRLRFVQGVL, from the coding sequence ATGTTTCTCTCCGACCTTTCGATCAAGCGGCCCGTCTTCGCGACGGTGCTGATGCTCGCCCTGGTCACCCTGGGCATCTTCTCCTACCGCCGTCTGGCGATCGACATGTTCCCGGACGTCGAGATCCCGGTGCTGTCGATCATCACGCAGTTCCCCGGCGCCTCGCCCGAGACGGTGGAGCGCGAGGTGACGAAGAAGCTCGAGCAGGCGGTCAACCCGATCACCGGCGTCAAGCACATCATGTCGACCTCGCGTGAAGGACTGTCGACGGTCATCGTCGAGTTCAACCTCGAGGTCAAGCTCAACGACGCGGCGCAGGACGCCCGCTCGAAGATCTCGGCGATCCGCAACGAGCTGCCGCAGGCCATTCAGGAGCCGGTCATCCAGAAGCTCGACATCGGCGGCATGGCGATCGTCTCGGTCGCCGTGCGCTCGAACGAGATGACCGCCCGGGAGCTGACCACCCTCGCCGATCGCAAGATCAAGCGGCGCCTCGAGAACCTCTCGGGCGTCGGCAAGGTCGAGCTCGTCGGCGACACGCAGCGCGAGGTCAACGTCGACCTCGACCCGACGCGGCTCGACTCGCTCGGCATGGGCGTCGACGAGGTAATCGCCGGCCTCTCGGGCGAGAACGTCAACACGCCCCTCGGCCGCCTGACCCGTGCCGGACAGGAGCTCCCGGTCCGCGTCTCCGGCAAGCCGCGCGAGGTGAGCGGCTTCTCGTCGATGGTGATCGGCGCGCGCGGCACCGTCCCGGTGACGCTCGGCGAGGTCTCCGACATCGTCGACGGCGTCGAGGAGCAACGCTCGATCGCGCTCATCAACGGCACGCCGGCAGTGGCGATCGACGTCTTCAAGCAGTCCAAGGCCAACACCGTCGGCGTGGTCGACGCGGTGACCCGGGAGATCGCCCGGTTGCGCACCGAGCTCCCGCCGACGGTCGAGATCCAACTCGTCCGCGACGGCTCGGTGATGATCAAGGACTCGGTCGAGGACGTGACCAACACCCTGCTGCTCGGTGGGCTGCTCACCGTCCTGATCGTCTTCTGCTTCCTCAACTCCTGGCGCTCGACGGTGATCACCGGCCTGACCCTGCCGATCTCGGTCATCTCCTCGTTCATCGCCATGAACTTCCTCGGCATGACGCTCAACGTCATGACCCTGATGGCCCTCTCGCTCGCCATCGGCCTGCTGATCGACGACGCCATCGTGGTGCGCGAGAACATCGTCCGCCACCTCGAGCACGGCGAGGACCACATGACCGCCGCCCGCAAGGGGACGGCGGAGATCGGTCTCGCGGTGCTCGCCACGAGCCTGTCGATCATCGCCGTCTTCGTCCCGGTGGCCTTCATGAAGGGGATCATCGGCCGCTTCTTCTTCCAGTTCGGCATGACGGTCGCCTTCGCGGTCATGGTGTCGCTGTTCGTCTCCTTCACCCTCGACCCGATGCTCTCCTCGCGCTGGGTCGATCCGGACGTCGAGCGGAAGGGCAAACGCCATGCCGTCGCCCGCGCCCTCGATCGCTTCAACGGGTGGTTCGACCGCACGGCGGATCTCTACCGCGGCGTGGTCGGCTGGGCGATCGACCACCGCAAGACGGTCGTCGTCGCGGCGATGATCGCCTTCGTCGCCGGCCTGGGGATCTTCGGCTCGCTGCAGACCGAGTTCATGGTCAACGCCGACCAGGGCGAGTTCCAGATCAAGTTCAAGACCGCGCCGGACGCCTCCTTCGAGGAGACGCGCGGGCGGATGGCCGAGGTGCTCAAGGCGCTCGAGGCGATGCCGGAGATCGAGCACACCTACGCCTCGATCGGCGCCGGCGACACCGGCACGGTGCGCGACGCCCGCGTCTACGTGAAACTCAAGGAGCGCGCCCAGCGCAGCAAGCACGCTTCGGTGCTGGCGAGCGACGCCCGCAAGCTGATCGCGTCGATCCCGGGGATCATCCCCTCGGTCGAGATGCAGACCGACGAGTTCGCCGAGAAGCCGCTGATGATCTCGATCCGCGGCGAGGAGATTCCGCTGCTCAAGCAGTACGCCGCCGCGCTCAAGGACGCGGTCTACCAGGTTCCAGGGATCGTCGATGTCGAAGTCACCCTCGAGCTCGACCTGCCCGAGTACCGGCTGATCGTCGAGCGCGAGCGCGCGGCCGACGCCGGCGTCGCCACCCCGGCGATCGCCCGCACCGTCGGCGCGCTGGTCGGCGGTCAGGCCGTGACGACCTTCGAGGACGAGGAGGGCGAGGCGGTCGACGTGCGCGTCCGCCTGCCGCTCGCCATGCGGCAGGACGTGACCCAGATCGGCGACCTGCGCCTCTCGGTGCCGCGGCGTGACGGCTCGGTGGCGCTGGTGCCGCTGTCGGAGCTGGTGACGGCGGAGCGCTCGACGACGCCTTCGGAGATCAGCCGACGGGATCTTTCCCGCGAGGTGATGCTGACCGCCAACCTCGACGGCGTGCCGCTCGGCACGGCCGTGGCGAAGGCGCGGGAGGCGGCGGCGAAGGTCAAGATGGCGCCGGGCTACCAGGTGGTCTATCCCGGCGAGGCCGAGCGGATGGAGGAGAGCTTCCAGTACATGGCCGAGGCGCTGCTGCTGGCGATCATCTTCGTCTACCTGATCCTCGCCGCGCAGTTCGAGTCGTTCATCGATCCTCTGTCGATCATGCTCTCGCTGCCGCTCTCGCTCGTCGGAATGGCCGGGATGCTGCGCCTGACCGGCGACACGGTCAACATCATGTCGCTCATCGGCCTGATCCTGCTGATGGGCCTGGTGACCAAGAACGCGATTCTGCTGATCGACTACACCAAGGTGCTGCGCCGTCAGGGGATGGAGCGACGGCAGGCGTTGATCGTGGCGGGGCGCACGCGCCTGCGCCCGATCATGATGACCACCCTGGCGATGATCTTCGGCATGGTGCCGCTCGCCCTGGCGATCGGCCAGGGAGCCGAGATGCGCGCCCCGATGGCGCGTGCGGTCATCGGCGGCCTCGTCACTTCGACCCTGCTGACCCTCATCGTCGTGCCGGTCGTCTACACCCTGTTCGACGACGTCGCCGCCTGGCTCCACCGGCGCTGGGCGAAGGCGAACGCGCTCGAGGCCGACGCCCACGGCGGAGTCGCCGGGACGACGGCGAGCGTCGTCGTCCTCCTCTCCCTGCTGTTCGCTCCGGCCCTCTCGGCCCAGGCGCCGGTGGCCCCCGCGCCGACGCCCGCAACGCGCACCCTGACGCTCGAGGAGGCGGTGAGCCTCGCGGTGGAGAAGAACCGCGACGTGGCCAAGGCGCGCGAGTACCAGAAGTGGGTGAAGGGTCGCTACGTCGAGGAGCGGGCGGCGGCCTTCCCCCGCCTTTCGCTCGACGCCGGGGCGACCCGCAACCTCGACGGCAGCATGCAGGCGATCTTCGGCGATCTGTTCCCCTCGCGGCAGACGCAAAAGACGGCGGACCTCTCGCTGAACCAGACGCTCTTTGCCTGGGGGAAGGTGGGGGCGGCGATGCGCGCCGCCGAGGTCGGCATCGCGATGTCGGACGACCGGCTCGAGCGCATCCGGCAGGGGGCCGTCAACGAGGTGACCGCCGCCTTCTACGACGTGCTCCTGGCGCGGCAGCTCGAGCAGATCGCCGTCGACACGCTCGCCCAGCGCGAGCGCCAGCTCGGCGAGGCGGAGAAGCGGCACACCTTCGGCACGGCGACCGACTACGACGTGCTGGCGGCCCGGGTGGCGCGCGACAACGCGCGGCCCGAGACGCTCCGCGCGGCGAGCACCGTGCGGGTGGCGCTCGATCGCCTCCGTCTGGTCCTGGCGGAGGAGTCGACGTCGCTCGACGTCGACGGCACGCTGGTCACCGAGGTCGCCGACCCGGCGCCGTTCGACGAAGCGCTCGCCGTGGCCCTCGAGCATCGCCCGGACCTGCAGGCGCTCGCTCACACCCGCGACGCCTATCGCGAGGTGGTCCGCATCCGCGCGGCCGACGACAAGCCGCGCCTCGAGCTGCGGGCCTCGACCGGGTGGAAGTGGCTCGACGCCGGGTCGATCTCGGTCGACGGCAAGACCTGGGCGGCCGGGCTCTACTACTCGTTTCCGTTCTTCGACGGCCTGGCGGCACGCGGACGGGTGGCCCAGGCGCAGAGCGACCTGACGACCGCCGAGCTCGATCTGGCCCAGGCGCGGGAAGGGGTGGCGCTCGAGGTCCGCTCGGCGAGCGACGAGGTGCGGGTGGCGGCCGAGATCGTGCGGGCGCTCTCCGGCACGGTCGACCAGGCGCGGCGCCTCCTCGAGATGGCGGAGCGCGGCCTCGACCTCGGCGTCAAGACCCGTCTCGACGTCGACGACGCCCTGCTCAACCTGCGCCAGGCCGAAGGCGGACTGGCACGGGCCCAACGCGACTACCTGGTGGCGACGACCCGTCTCCGCTTCGTCCAAGGGGTCTTGTAG
- a CDS encoding efflux RND transporter periplasmic adaptor subunit produces MTRRIALRALPLLLLAAIAAGCSGPAGSEAEAGKEAGRPTVAVDTARATSTDLEESVEVVGALTPRTEAEVKSEFSGVVSAIYVSQWVQVKRGTPLAKLDSRETEAALEAARAAVSQAEVATARAARELARTVQLKDTGLATQQALDEARTGDEAARAQLAAAKAQLDMAQTRLAKLIFRAPIDGVVAARNVNVGDYVENMGNPRPMFRLVDNRVLELTVTVPTARLAGLREGQPLFFSVDAIPGREFEGKVSFINPVADEASRTVKVKAEIANDPEVLKSGLFAKGRIRTGVRSGVLTVPRSALQSWDTATGKGAVFVVEGGVARRTAVETGATREDRVEIVGGIAAGAEVVVRGGFNLRDGDKVRGAGA; encoded by the coding sequence ATGACTCGCCGAATCGCGCTTCGCGCTCTCCCACTCCTCCTTCTGGCCGCGATCGCGGCGGGCTGCTCCGGACCGGCAGGCAGCGAAGCCGAAGCCGGCAAGGAGGCCGGTCGACCCACCGTGGCGGTGGATACCGCGCGGGCGACCAGCACCGACCTCGAGGAGTCCGTCGAGGTGGTGGGCGCCCTCACCCCCCGCACCGAAGCCGAGGTGAAGAGCGAGTTCTCCGGCGTCGTCTCTGCGATCTACGTCTCGCAGTGGGTGCAGGTCAAGCGCGGGACGCCGCTCGCCAAGCTCGACTCGCGCGAGACCGAGGCCGCGCTCGAAGCGGCCCGTGCCGCCGTGTCGCAGGCCGAGGTCGCCACGGCGCGTGCCGCCCGGGAGCTGGCGCGCACGGTGCAGCTCAAGGACACGGGGCTCGCCACGCAGCAGGCGCTCGACGAGGCGCGCACCGGCGACGAGGCGGCGCGAGCCCAGCTCGCCGCGGCGAAGGCGCAGCTCGACATGGCCCAGACGCGTCTGGCCAAGCTGATCTTCCGGGCGCCGATCGACGGTGTCGTCGCGGCGCGCAACGTCAACGTCGGCGACTACGTGGAGAACATGGGCAATCCGCGCCCGATGTTCCGCCTCGTCGACAACCGGGTGCTCGAGCTCACCGTCACCGTGCCGACCGCGCGCCTGGCCGGTCTGCGCGAAGGACAGCCGCTCTTCTTCTCGGTCGACGCGATCCCGGGTCGGGAGTTCGAGGGCAAGGTCTCCTTCATCAACCCGGTGGCCGACGAAGCCAGCCGGACGGTGAAGGTCAAGGCCGAGATCGCCAACGACCCGGAGGTGCTCAAGTCGGGGCTCTTCGCCAAGGGACGGATCCGCACCGGCGTCCGCTCGGGCGTGCTCACCGTGCCGCGCAGTGCGCTGCAGTCCTGGGACACCGCCACCGGCAAGGGGGCGGTCTTCGTCGTCGAAGGCGGAGTCGCACGCCGCACGGCGGTCGAAACCGGCGCCACGCGCGAGGACCGGGTGGAGATCGTCGGCGGGATCGCCGCCGGCGCCGAAGTCGTCGTGCGCGGCGGCTTCAACCTGCGCGACGGCGACAAGGTGCGTGGAGCGGGGGCCTGA
- a CDS encoding TetR/AcrR family transcriptional regulator, with protein sequence MSLPPPDDRSARERLLQAAVELFTVRGYSATTVREIVEAAQVTKPVLYYHFGSKEGIYLEILEEIRRRMQALLQGLLSGGGSARQRLERLFLGIYDEFEQQAPVVRFLNGILWGPPQGAPPFDVESMHRPLHEAVQGIVAQGIADGELRPADADSVAVTLIALLSFSMDLQLCHPDWGLGRSGLAQLLEIAFTGIALPVSASQEISR encoded by the coding sequence ATGTCCTTGCCACCCCCCGACGATCGCAGCGCTCGCGAACGCCTCCTCCAGGCGGCGGTCGAGCTCTTCACGGTGCGCGGCTATTCGGCGACGACCGTGCGCGAGATCGTCGAGGCCGCGCAGGTGACCAAGCCGGTCCTCTACTACCACTTCGGCTCGAAGGAGGGGATCTACCTCGAGATCCTCGAGGAGATCCGCCGCCGCATGCAGGCTCTCCTCCAAGGCCTCCTGTCCGGCGGCGGCAGCGCCCGGCAACGCCTCGAACGGCTCTTCCTCGGCATCTACGACGAGTTCGAGCAGCAGGCGCCGGTAGTGCGCTTTCTCAACGGCATCTTGTGGGGCCCGCCCCAAGGCGCCCCGCCCTTCGACGTCGAGAGCATGCACCGCCCGCTGCACGAGGCGGTCCAGGGAATCGTCGCCCAGGGGATCGCCGACGGCGAGCTTCGTCCGGCCGACGCCGACTCGGTTGCCGTCACGCTGATCGCCCTGCTCTCCTTCTCGATGGACCTGCAACTCTGCCATCCCGACTGGGGCCTCGGCCGGTCCGGTCTGGCCCAGCTTCTAGAAATCGCCTTCACCGGCATCGCCCTGCCGGTTTCCGCCTCTCAGGAGATCTCCCGATGA
- a CDS encoding tetratricopeptide repeat protein, which yields MSQLHRISGCGNTSRKADVVFIHGLGGDPFTTWRHGDDDSTSWPHWLGSEFPEVGVWSLGYAASPSRWARLVRLFGLGSRDSGHTMSLPDRAAQVLDLMKLKGLGDRPLLFICHSLGGLVAKQVLRKASDAPDERKQQVVRQTRAVLFLATPHAGAELATLAHAFRAVFGATVSMEDLRAHDSHLLDLYDWYRNQSPPRGIQTVTYYERRGLGGVLPIVNPTSSHPGVGADPVALDEDHLSIVKPREPDAQVCCAARDLLRRVVLASPPAVSSPPSAPDNAPRDIVLKLAPGLIPTHDAPRLPRELPPAAHQFFGRDAERQQLVERLQAGLSTAVVGPAGMGKTALAAEALEEVAGADACNLATTPFPDGILYLDLYTYQGQAEPAWNGLANRLRGPEFLETRPARDRAIEACRARRILVIVEGGEEADGDPGRTTIPELFSVLSPENRWLLLTRVSTQAAAAETVRIQDALSSAEAAALLDWLTRRQPLRGEVRAAVLELLEGHPLAINWAGSLLALDEEEPASLVCDWRSRGLPTLSDPRQAEHTLQWLFARSVRGLEEVARQALAAAGLLARAPFPLKAIVAALGREDDDSAREEARRLLRLLVQRGLLRTAGTDSWQFTHVLGYRFARNEDGADPTMLERLGLWLHSQLVGALQRGVDTEALANLGRPMQHVAAVLRADSDQRLWEPLAHALLYDVSDRLEDLGRLDLVTRGLRAVADWMDRLPAEVAQQPRWLGERCVLVVDQGDVLRDQGDLDGALAAFHEALATRQRLARVDPLNTTWQRNLGVSFQRVGDVLREQGDLDGALDAFQEARAWFQRLVKADPSDVASQRSLGICHAKVGDVLRDQGDPDGALIAVREAVAGVHSLVEADSSNETLLRDLGLGQERIGGILFAQGDLSGALVASREALAIRQRLAKADPSNATWQRDLSVSHNKVGEVLRAQGDLDGALAAFRESLAISQRLAKADPSNAIWQRDLSVSHDKVGEGLRAQGDLDGALDAFRHALVISRRLAQAHPSIAAWQRDFSYCLRQLAEFHEQRGQPSVALPFAEESLSIDERLSELDRSNATWQRDVAVSQALVARLRGH from the coding sequence TTGAGTCAATTACATCGAATCTCCGGCTGCGGCAACACCTCGCGCAAGGCCGACGTAGTCTTCATCCACGGTCTCGGAGGGGACCCCTTCACCACCTGGCGCCATGGCGACGACGACTCGACCTCGTGGCCTCACTGGCTGGGGAGTGAGTTTCCCGAAGTCGGGGTTTGGTCGCTCGGCTACGCCGCCAGTCCCAGTCGATGGGCACGGCTGGTGCGTCTGTTCGGCCTGGGCTCACGCGACTCGGGCCACACCATGTCCCTTCCGGATCGCGCGGCCCAGGTCCTGGACCTCATGAAACTGAAAGGCCTCGGCGATCGGCCACTCCTCTTCATCTGCCACAGCTTGGGGGGCCTAGTCGCCAAGCAGGTCCTGCGCAAGGCGAGTGACGCCCCTGATGAGCGGAAGCAACAAGTCGTCCGCCAGACGCGCGCCGTTCTATTCCTGGCTACCCCGCACGCGGGAGCCGAGCTGGCCACGCTCGCGCATGCCTTTCGGGCCGTCTTCGGCGCCACGGTCAGCATGGAAGATCTCCGAGCTCATGACTCCCACCTGCTCGACCTGTACGACTGGTACCGAAATCAGAGCCCGCCTCGTGGCATTCAGACCGTCACCTACTACGAGAGGAGGGGCCTCGGAGGAGTCCTCCCGATCGTCAATCCGACGTCCTCGCATCCTGGTGTCGGCGCCGATCCGGTCGCCCTCGACGAAGACCACCTTTCGATCGTCAAACCGCGCGAGCCCGATGCCCAAGTCTGCTGTGCGGCGCGAGACCTCCTGCGTCGCGTGGTTCTGGCCTCCCCTCCGGCGGTGTCTTCCCCGCCCTCGGCGCCAGACAATGCGCCCCGAGATATTGTCCTCAAGCTCGCTCCGGGGTTGATTCCCACCCACGACGCCCCGCGCCTTCCTCGGGAGCTACCTCCGGCCGCACACCAGTTCTTCGGCCGCGACGCTGAGCGGCAGCAACTCGTCGAGCGGCTCCAGGCCGGGTTGAGCACCGCCGTCGTCGGGCCGGCCGGAATGGGAAAGACAGCCCTGGCGGCGGAGGCCCTCGAGGAGGTCGCGGGTGCGGACGCATGCAACCTGGCGACCACTCCCTTTCCGGACGGCATCCTCTACCTTGATCTCTACACATACCAAGGTCAGGCCGAACCGGCTTGGAACGGGCTCGCCAACCGACTGCGCGGCCCAGAGTTTCTGGAGACAAGACCCGCACGCGACCGGGCCATCGAAGCCTGCCGGGCTCGACGGATCCTCGTCATCGTCGAAGGCGGCGAAGAGGCAGACGGCGATCCAGGTCGCACGACGATCCCTGAGCTGTTCAGCGTTCTCTCTCCGGAGAACCGCTGGCTTCTGCTCACGCGAGTGAGCACCCAGGCGGCGGCAGCAGAGACGGTTCGCATCCAGGACGCGCTGAGCTCGGCCGAGGCCGCGGCGCTGTTGGACTGGCTAACTCGCCGCCAGCCGCTTCGTGGCGAGGTCCGTGCCGCGGTACTGGAACTTCTTGAAGGCCATCCACTGGCCATCAACTGGGCTGGCAGCCTCCTCGCCCTCGACGAGGAGGAGCCCGCGAGCCTCGTCTGCGACTGGAGATCTCGGGGCCTCCCTACTCTCAGTGATCCCAGGCAGGCCGAGCACACGCTGCAATGGCTCTTCGCGCGAAGCGTCCGTGGGCTTGAGGAAGTGGCTCGCCAGGCCCTCGCGGCGGCGGGGTTGTTGGCGCGGGCGCCGTTCCCGCTCAAGGCGATCGTTGCAGCGTTGGGACGCGAGGACGACGACTCGGCTCGCGAGGAGGCCCGCAGGCTCCTGCGACTCCTCGTCCAGCGTGGGTTGTTGCGCACTGCTGGCACCGACTCCTGGCAATTCACTCATGTGCTGGGCTACCGCTTCGCACGAAACGAGGACGGCGCGGACCCGACCATGCTGGAGCGGTTGGGCCTCTGGCTTCACTCGCAGTTGGTGGGAGCGTTGCAACGCGGGGTCGACACCGAGGCGCTCGCCAACCTTGGCCGCCCCATGCAGCACGTCGCGGCCGTCCTGCGCGCCGATTCTGACCAGCGGCTCTGGGAGCCTCTGGCCCATGCGCTCCTCTATGACGTCTCGGATCGCTTGGAGGATCTTGGCCGACTGGATCTGGTCACTCGCGGCTTGAGAGCCGTGGCGGATTGGATGGACCGGCTCCCCGCTGAAGTGGCTCAACAACCGAGATGGCTTGGAGAGCGTTGCGTCCTCGTAGTTGATCAAGGCGACGTCCTCCGTGATCAGGGCGACCTCGACGGGGCCCTCGCCGCGTTCCACGAAGCACTCGCGACCAGGCAGCGCCTCGCCAGGGTCGACCCGCTAAACACAACGTGGCAGAGGAATCTCGGCGTCAGTTTTCAGCGGGTCGGCGACGTTTTGCGCGAGCAGGGCGACCTCGACGGAGCCCTCGACGCCTTCCAAGAGGCACGCGCGTGGTTCCAGCGCCTGGTCAAAGCCGATCCGTCGGATGTTGCGTCGCAGCGGAGTCTAGGCATCTGCCACGCAAAGGTGGGCGATGTCCTCCGCGATCAGGGCGACCCGGATGGTGCTCTCATCGCAGTCCGCGAGGCGGTCGCGGGGGTTCACTCCCTGGTCGAGGCCGATTCATCGAATGAAACGCTCCTGCGAGATCTCGGATTGGGTCAAGAGAGGATTGGCGGAATCCTGTTTGCTCAGGGCGACCTCTCTGGGGCGCTCGTTGCTTCTCGCGAGGCGCTAGCGATCAGGCAGCGCCTTGCCAAGGCCGATCCCTCGAATGCAACCTGGCAGCGGGATCTCAGCGTCAGCCACAACAAGGTGGGCGAAGTCCTCCGTGCCCAGGGTGACCTCGACGGAGCCCTCGCTGCCTTCCGCGAGTCGCTCGCGATTAGTCAGCGCCTCGCCAAGGCCGATCCCTCGAATGCAATCTGGCAGCGGGATCTCAGCGTCAGCCACGACAAGGTGGGCGAAGGGCTCCGTGCTCAGGGCGACCTCGACGGGGCCCTCGACGCCTTCCGCCATGCGCTTGTGATCAGTCGGCGCCTCGCCCAAGCCCATCCCTCGATTGCAGCCTGGCAACGGGACTTCTCGTATTGCCTCAGGCAACTCGCCGAGTTTCATGAGCAACGAGGCCAACCTTCGGTCGCACTGCCGTTCGCTGAAGAGAGTCTCTCGATCGACGAACGCCTGTCCGAGCTCGATCGGAGCAATGCGACCTGGCAGCGTGATGTGGCCGTGAGTCAAGCGTTGGTGGCCCGCTTACGCGGTCACTGA